From Methanosarcina lacustris Z-7289, one genomic window encodes:
- a CDS encoding formylmethanofuran dehydrogenase subunit B: MEKNYNVCTGCGMLCDDIEVESEKNIVKKVYTACRVGVAHMKEGRENAVYQVDNKPVDEATAISEAAAILKNAKNPLIFGLGTSTNETQKLAIELARKTSATLDDTSSFCLGSVVEALLQNKFKACTLDDVRNKADVTIFWGADPSNSHPRHLSKYSYFPRGTEKQRGWEEDRTAIAIDVRKSHTAKICGNNFFQVPPGGDAEFIDALIAGLSGKLPKTSYNFPPKRILELANILKGAKFGVVFVGLGLVYSLENLEPLFRLMDALNAKANFHLIPMVGHCNMRGFNENLFEETGYVNSVKFEDGAVKHGPEHSIVEALKAKTVDAALIIGSDPLSSLPRSIAKNLLEIPVISMDPCETFTSRSSKVYINTAISGVESGGIATRMDGVKVEFKPVVETKRLSDEAVLKKIMEAL; the protein is encoded by the coding sequence ATGGAGAAAAATTATAACGTATGCACAGGCTGCGGAATGCTCTGCGACGACATTGAGGTCGAGTCTGAAAAGAACATAGTAAAAAAGGTCTATACCGCCTGCAGAGTAGGGGTAGCCCACATGAAAGAAGGCCGGGAAAATGCAGTTTATCAGGTCGACAATAAACCTGTAGATGAAGCGACTGCAATCAGTGAGGCTGCAGCTATCCTGAAGAATGCAAAAAATCCCCTGATTTTCGGGCTTGGGACTTCTACCAATGAGACTCAGAAACTTGCAATCGAGCTTGCAAGAAAGACCAGTGCAACCCTTGATGATACGTCCTCATTTTGCCTGGGTAGTGTGGTTGAAGCCCTCCTTCAAAACAAGTTCAAGGCCTGTACCCTTGATGATGTAAGGAATAAAGCCGATGTTACTATTTTCTGGGGAGCAGACCCCTCGAACTCTCACCCCCGTCACCTTTCGAAATATTCCTATTTTCCAAGAGGAACTGAAAAGCAGCGGGGCTGGGAAGAGGATAGGACAGCAATTGCAATAGATGTTCGAAAGTCCCATACAGCAAAGATCTGCGGGAATAATTTCTTCCAGGTCCCACCAGGAGGAGATGCCGAGTTCATCGATGCCCTTATTGCAGGGCTTTCCGGAAAGCTTCCGAAAACTTCCTACAACTTCCCCCCTAAAAGAATTCTTGAACTGGCGAATATCCTGAAAGGGGCAAAATTCGGGGTAGTCTTTGTAGGGCTTGGCCTGGTTTACTCCCTGGAAAACCTTGAACCCCTTTTCCGGCTCATGGATGCCCTGAACGCAAAAGCAAATTTCCACCTGATCCCTATGGTAGGGCACTGCAACATGCGGGGCTTTAATGAAAACCTCTTTGAGGAAACAGGGTATGTGAACAGCGTAAAGTTTGAAGACGGGGCTGTGAAGCACGGGCCTGAACATTCAATTGTTGAAGCCCTTAAAGCAAAAACTGTGGATGCTGCCCTTATCATTGGTTCTGATCCGCTTTCAAGCCTTCCCAGGTCTATTGCAAAGAACCTGCTTGAAATTCCCGTCATCTCAATGGATCCCTGCGAAACCTTTACTTCCAGAAGTTCAAAGGTCTATATCAATACTGCAATCAGCGGGGTGGAATCTGGAGGAATTGCCACGCGTATGGACGGGGTTAAGGTAGAATTCAAACCTGTTGTTGAGACTAAACGGCTCTCGGATGAAGCAGTTCTCAAGAAGATAATGGAGGCTCTCTAA
- a CDS encoding molybdopterin dinucleotide binding domain-containing protein, protein MDFGSFLKSPEIKVKVVTYRDIFQDKAMIENRFGEDYRDRSAVIKLDSADFKQLNVKKGDTVILKNSFGTIVVKAEESGYETPHRGIAYMPNSPWSNMLVSDETGGTGVPKFKDISATVTSAKGQKVTEPGF, encoded by the coding sequence ATGGATTTCGGATCTTTTCTTAAATCCCCTGAAATAAAGGTTAAGGTTGTAACTTACAGGGACATCTTTCAGGACAAAGCGATGATCGAAAACCGTTTTGGGGAAGATTACAGGGACCGCTCCGCCGTCATAAAACTGGACTCTGCAGACTTCAAGCAGTTGAACGTGAAAAAAGGCGACACCGTTATCCTGAAAAACTCTTTCGGAACGATTGTTGTAAAGGCTGAGGAATCCGGATATGAAACTCCTCACAGAGGCATTGCATATATGCCTAACAGCCCATGGTCCAACATGCTGGTCTCGGATGAAACAGGCGGTACAGGAGTCCCGAAGTTTAAAGACATCTCTGCAACCGTTACCAGTGCAAAAGGACAAAAAGTAACTGAACCAGGGTTTTAA
- a CDS encoding (Fe-S)-binding protein: protein MTNAMELYQMLPKTNCKKCGKTSCMAFAVALMARELTADDCPPLKEEPKYKENYEQISGLFKASEGATSTGLIVHEELCFGCGNCVVACPPNVANDPYGVGSGNAPRNPMKLVLIIEDGVVKAQNVEECRRFGKNKILCNGCIVTCPVEAIEFV from the coding sequence ATGACAAATGCAATGGAACTCTATCAGATGCTTCCTAAAACGAACTGCAAAAAATGCGGAAAAACCTCCTGTATGGCGTTTGCAGTTGCCCTTATGGCTCGCGAGCTAACAGCTGATGACTGCCCGCCCCTGAAAGAGGAACCTAAATACAAAGAAAACTACGAACAGATCAGCGGCCTCTTCAAGGCGTCAGAAGGAGCAACTTCAACCGGACTCATAGTACATGAAGAACTCTGTTTTGGTTGTGGAAACTGTGTGGTTGCCTGCCCTCCTAATGTAGCAAACGATCCCTATGGAGTAGGCTCGGGCAATGCTCCCAGGAATCCTATGAAACTGGTCCTGATCATCGAAGACGGAGTTGTCAAAGCCCAGAATGTGGAGGAATGCCGTAGATTCGGAAAGAACAAGATCCTCTGTAACGGCTGTATAGTGACCTGCCCTGTAGAGGCAATCGAGTTTGTGTGA
- a CDS encoding CxxC-x17-CxxC domain-containing protein, whose product MAFNDRNFRGNSNFGAPREMTKVICSDCGAETEVPFKPTEGRPVYCRDCLPNHRAPRENRRY is encoded by the coding sequence ATGGCTTTTAATGACAGAAACTTCAGAGGAAATTCTAATTTCGGCGCTCCCAGAGAAATGACTAAAGTTATCTGTTCTGACTGTGGTGCCGAGACTGAAGTCCCGTTCAAACCAACAGAAGGACGGCCAGTTTACTGCAGAGATTGTCTTCCTAACCACAGGGCACCCAGAGAAAACCGCAGATATTAA